The following DNA comes from Porphyromonadaceae bacterium W3.11.
AGGACCAATCCATCCCCAGGATAATATCTTCACTACTCTTGAAGAGATACAGAAAGTTTTGGTCAAGCCTGAGGTGCTTTTAGGTGAAGTCTGGGATCATATAGTTATTGGAACGAACTTTCCATCCAATTCAAAAGCAGTTGAGATTAGTTTTGGACAAAAGGTAGAGCCACTATTTCATAAAAATTTCGAGCTCTTGTCGGATGCACTTTTGAAATACCAAACTAAAGGGTATGATACAATCATCATGAGCGATCAAGAGGGGCAAATAAGCCGCCTAAGATCTGTCTTTGATGAACAAGGCAAAGGTGTGACCTTTCAGCCACTTATCCCAACTCTCCATGGAGGGTTTATCGATGATGAATTGCAGCTGACCCTCTTCACTGACCACTCTATCTTCGAACGCTTCCATAATTTCAAACTGAAGAGTGATCGTATTCGTCGGAATAGGGCGGTAATGACTCTGAAGGATATCCAAGCTTTTGAGTACGGAGACTATGTGGTACATATGACTCACGGTATTGCAACTTTTGGTGGGCTCTTTACGATCAATCAGAATGGCAAACAACAGGAGACTGTACGCTTAAATTTCAAGGGTGGCGATAGTGTATATGTCAGCATTCACTCACTTCATCATATCTCTAAATATAAGAGCAAGGATAATGAGGAGCCGCCTCAATTGAGTAAATTGGGGGGATCTGCCTGGGATAAGCTCAAGGAGAAAACGAAAAAGAAGGTCAAGGATATAGCTCGGGACCTTATAAAGCTGTATGCAGAACGACTAAAGGTTAAGGGCTTTGCTTTCTCTCCAGATACATACATGCAGAAGGAACTTGAATCATCCTTTATGTATGAGGATACACCTGATCAAGAGCAGGCAACAATTGATGTCAAAGCAGATATGGAAAAGCCAATTCCTATGGATAGACTTATCTGTGGAGATGTAGGGTTTGGAAAAACAGAGATAGCCATACGAGCAGCATTCAAAGCTGTTGCCGACAGTAAGCAAGTAGCGGTGATGGTACCCACAACAGTACTTGCCTACCAACATTATCGTACATTCACGAAGAGGCTTCAAGACTTTCCGTGTAGGATTGAGTATTTGAGTCAAGCTAAGAATCCCAAGGAACGAAAGGAGATACTCCAGGACTTAAAGGAAGGGAAGATAGATATCATTATTGGCACACATGCATTAGCGGGTAAGTCTGTTGAATATAAGGATTTAGGCTTATTGGTGATTGATGAAGAGCAGAAATTCGGTGTCGCCATCAAGGAGAGGCTACGACGGTTTAGAACCCATATAGATACGCTTACGATGACCGCAACACCAATACCGAGGACGTTGCAGTTTTCATTGATGGGGGCTCGTGATTTATCCAATATCCAGACACCTCCCCCTAATCGCTATCCCATTCGTACTGAACACATGATCTATGATGTGGAGGTCTTGGGTGAGATAATAAATAGCGAGTTAGCTCGAGATGGTCAGATCTATTTCATTCATAATCGGATCCATAATATGAATGACATCGCTCGTGATCTCCAGCGAGCAGTCCCAGGATTAAGAGTAGGGATAGGCCATGGACAGATGCCCCCAAAAGAATTAGAGAGGGTACTGATGGATTATGTAAATCACGAGTATGATCTCTTGCTAGCGACTACGATAGTAGAGAATGGTATAGATGTGCCTAATGCTAATACTATTATCATTAATGATGCTCAACGATTTGGATTAAGCGACTTACACCAATTACGTGGTAGAGTAGGGCGTGGTAATCGTAAAGCCTATTGCTATCTCCTAACGCCACCTATAGAATCGCTGACACCCAATGCTAAACGTCGATTACAGTCACTTACCTCATTTTCTGAGTTGGGCAGTGGTATTCATATAGCAATGCAGGATTTGGATATCCGTGGTGCAGGAAATCTGCTAGGTGCAGAGCAAAGCGGCTTTATTGCAGATCTAGGATATGAAGCATATAAGAGAATTCTTGAAGAGGCTGTTTTGGAACTAAAGGTACAGGAGTTTTCAAATATCTTAGATGACACTTCAGAAAATGATGATGAGGTAGATAATAGGGGTGTACGCGAAGAGCAATACGTGTATGAGACCGTCATAGAGACCGATGCAGAGGCCTACTTCCCTCAGATATATGTGCCTGGAGATAATGAACGAATATCGCTGTATCGGGAGTTGGATACGATTGAAAAGGAAAGAGAGATTGAGGCTTATAAGGAGAGACTACAAGACCGTTTTGGGGAGTTACCTGACGAAGCTGAAGAGTTGCTGAAGGTAGTACAACTCAGATTATTAGGCAAGCGTGCTGGAATAGAAAGGATCTTGCACAGACAGGGTCTCCTTAAGCTCTTTTTTGTGAGTGATTCCAATAGTCCCTATTATCGTAGTAAAACCTTTGCAACGATCCTATCGAACGCAGCACGAATGACCAAGGATTTGCAATTCAAAGAGGAAGATGGAGGACGTCGCTCAATTGTTGTAAAAAATGTCTCGACCATATCGCATGCTTACGATATCCTGGTTCGGCTTTTGTCATAAGATCGCTTAAGATACTAGCATCAATAAATCTCCGTGGATGTAAACTGAGTTAAACAACATTTATCTTAAAGCTCTCAAAATCTGAAATTTAACCCAAGGGACAGACTAAATTTAAGAGG
Coding sequences within:
- the mfd gene encoding transcription-repair coupling factor, with the protein product MELNDLVKRFEGSKAYKSLLRNLDLGIDKIALSELQGSAPALLLNALSLTNSVPMLGIAKDLEDAAYLQNDLQVLLGDEVEVLFFPSLYKRAIRYGQKDLANEVIRTELLELVREEKYPKFIITYPEALIEGVVDKDVYDAGRMQLKVGEEINRSELRENLWEMGFEEVDYVYSPGDFAIRGSLIDIYSFAAESPMRLDFFDDELESIRSFDPETQLSNKQYKEITILAAFDTDERAGHSLLSILPKETLIYVDQVAFLEASLKEVYNLGPIHPQDNIFTTLEEIQKVLVKPEVLLGEVWDHIVIGTNFPSNSKAVEISFGQKVEPLFHKNFELLSDALLKYQTKGYDTIIMSDQEGQISRLRSVFDEQGKGVTFQPLIPTLHGGFIDDELQLTLFTDHSIFERFHNFKLKSDRIRRNRAVMTLKDIQAFEYGDYVVHMTHGIATFGGLFTINQNGKQQETVRLNFKGGDSVYVSIHSLHHISKYKSKDNEEPPQLSKLGGSAWDKLKEKTKKKVKDIARDLIKLYAERLKVKGFAFSPDTYMQKELESSFMYEDTPDQEQATIDVKADMEKPIPMDRLICGDVGFGKTEIAIRAAFKAVADSKQVAVMVPTTVLAYQHYRTFTKRLQDFPCRIEYLSQAKNPKERKEILQDLKEGKIDIIIGTHALAGKSVEYKDLGLLVIDEEQKFGVAIKERLRRFRTHIDTLTMTATPIPRTLQFSLMGARDLSNIQTPPPNRYPIRTEHMIYDVEVLGEIINSELARDGQIYFIHNRIHNMNDIARDLQRAVPGLRVGIGHGQMPPKELERVLMDYVNHEYDLLLATTIVENGIDVPNANTIIINDAQRFGLSDLHQLRGRVGRGNRKAYCYLLTPPIESLTPNAKRRLQSLTSFSELGSGIHIAMQDLDIRGAGNLLGAEQSGFIADLGYEAYKRILEEAVLELKVQEFSNILDDTSENDDEVDNRGVREEQYVYETVIETDAEAYFPQIYVPGDNERISLYRELDTIEKEREIEAYKERLQDRFGELPDEAEELLKVVQLRLLGKRAGIERILHRQGLLKLFFVSDSNSPYYRSKTFATILSNAARMTKDLQFKEEDGGRRSIVVKNVSTISHAYDILVRLLS